The genomic interval actcTATTCTTTTCGTTTCAACCTCAATTGAATCACCGACGGTCAGCCATGGCTTGGTCGATGTCGACTCTAGTCCGGCTTGTTGCCCTGGCTGCTGGGGGTGTTATGGGAGCGCAGTTGACGGCTGTGACTTATCCTAATAATGCTACTAGTAAGCCGCAGATGTGAGTTTTTTCCTCTGTCTCTTCACTACTTATGGTGTGcgtggttgggttgtttttggccCTCCACCAAGCAGCCTTTGTTTAACGTGGTCATGATGGCTGTGgtctccttttttctttttttctttttttcttttttttccatgGAGGGGAATAGGATGTGAGAGACTTTGGTTTAGGTAGTTGAGTGATGGGAACCCAGAGGATGAAGGCGgaaaggagggaaggaagggggggggttttgtCTGGTAAAATTTGGGAGCTGATGATAAATTTGGCAACAGGCACGTCTACGTCCCCGACAAGCCCTGGTCCGGTCAGGGAAAAGGACCGCTGGTTGTCGCGATCCACTCCTGCCAGAGCTCCGGGCCGAGTTATTTTAATAATGCAAAGATCCCTTGGAGGCAGGGGAGTGACAGGAAGGGGTATGTCACTGTCTGGCCTAGCAGTCCCAACaatgggggttggtgagtcttctctctctctctctctctctctctctctctctctctctctctctctcctcttgtcCTCCCAATCTGACGATCGAAGCTGGGATGTGAGCTCGAAGAGATCCTTGGTCAGGAACGGAGGTGGTGACAGCCACGCGATTGCAAACATGATCCTCTACGCAATTGAAAAATACAACATTGACAAGGAAAAAGTTTTTGTCACGGGGGGTTCGtcgggggggatgatgagcaATGTCATGGCGGCTGCGTATCCTGATTTGATCAGGGCTGTTTCGCTTTATAGCGGGGTGCCGGCGGGTTGTTTTGTTAGtagtggagggggggtggcgCAGTGGAATAATAGTTGTAGTGGGGGCAGAGTAGAGCTTCCGCTGAGCAGTGGTATGTTTCCCCCTTCCTGTTCTCTTCAAACGTGGGATGCTTATATGGGTGACAGGGGGAATGTGGTGAGAGCAATGTACCCAGGGTATACCGGTCCTAGACCCAGGATGCAGGTCTGGCATGGCAGTGCGGATGGGACTCTGAACCCGAACAACTACCAGGAGACGATCAAGCAGTGGACGAATGTGTTTGGGTTGAGCCAGACGCCGACGAGCACGGTGCAGAATTTCCCGGAGAGGAACTACAGGACAGAGAACTATGGGACGGAGGGGATGTTGCAGGGGATTTGGGCGCAGGGGGTGGGGCATAGTGTTCCGAGTAATTTAACGGCTAGTGAGCAGTGGTTTGGGATTTAGGGGGGTGATgtgaggtgttggtgagatggATGGAGATGTTGGTCGTGGAAGGGGACGTGTTGGTTGGGATAGGAGGAGATGTTGGTCGTGGAAGAGGCGATGGGTGGTTGGAGAGTATGAAGCAGTGTTTGGTGATGTGTTGGTTGTTTGGGAAaagagctgctgctggccggTAGGGTAGGCAGCTCGATGAATCAAAACAGAAACAACTAAGAAAATAAAGTATAGCCCAAAATGCAATACCAAAAAGTAGCTTTGCCACGGACTCGAACCAGGCAGTGCCGGCGCCAGCGCTACGGGTCGACTTCGCCCTGACATAGGTACTATGGGTTAACTGAGGCAACCGCTCGAGACCGCCACCTTAGGCCACTTGGACATTGATATTTGTTGAGGATCTGTGTTATGGGTTGCGCTCCTGTTTTGTCCGGATGGTGGGACTCGATCGTTCCTGCCATTTTTGACTTGACTTGGTTCTCGAAGGTTGCTCTTTCCTTTGCTGAATCTTTAAGTCGAGAGTTGTCAGCTCTGTCCAATGAGAAGTAACGACTCTTGTCGACTATCTGACCTATGCTTGACGCACCGATACTCAGGTAGGGTTGAGAAGCTGTTTATTTTCTTCGTGATTGATTGAAGGTGGGCTTATCACTTCTGACAACTTATGGCACACCATGTTTAAAATGAAGATTCCCCCTCGGGTTTAACGCAAATCGCTCGGCCGTCACCGTCGGGGAATCGACTGGCGGAAAGTTGAGTGCTACACCTACTCGAGCGGAGTCTATTGTCCGAGGTATGTGTGTGTACAGCCCCATGCGAATGTTGGCTAGCGGTTACCCGAGTATCAAAATCTGGATTGGGAAACTAAATCAAGAGCCATGATATGTCTACCGACCGACTTCTCTCGGAAACCCTGTGTCGTGATGAGAGCTGGTGACGCAGACTTGAGCCAGCTCGCTGTCGAACAACATATAGTTAGCCTCTCCCAGAAGCATAGGTTTGCCAGAATCTATTGATCCATCATAGCCTATCGACCCCAACTAACAGGGGCATCTTGAAGCTGCCAGTGTTATGATTACCTAATAATTACCTACTGATACTAATTTGGCCCTTGGATACAACAAGCACCATAGGAGCACCATAGGAGCACCATAACGAACACACAGCTCACCACAACCCAAACCGAGAACTTGGCAGTTCGCGCATCCATGTTTGCTGTCCAGTTGTAAGACATTGGCCAAGGAATacacacaaccaccaactgTTAGTAAGGTCATCTGTTCCATTACCCCTTGGAAACCCCCAATCTACCTCTAGGGTTACTAGCAAGTTACAATCAGAGATTCGACGCTCGAAAATTGTGCCTACAACCGATGAAATGGGAACATACGAGATGGTCAACTTCGTCAATATTTATTGCATCTTGACCACAAAATTGATACCTGATTTCTGATGATACTTTCGACATCCAGCGCATAGAAGACATGAAAGTCAAGCTACCACTGATGCGAACCATTTCCTCGAAGGTTCTTATTATAAAGCCATTGTGCCACATAACGGATTGATCGTGAGTTCAACCTTGCTATGAAGTTTCCCGAAGCAGTGTGGTCACCTCCTGGTTATCTGGTATATCTTGATCAGTGTAACCGATTACACAGCGTCGAGGTATAGCAGCCTTTCTGGAACTGGTTCGTTTTCGGTCTCGGAACACCAACATCATACTGTTTCTTTACCTATTCAAGCATTGTTTTGTCACCTTCTCTTTGTTATGAGCCGTTTTAGGTATGCCTCACTGAAACCAAAAACCACACAGTACACTCTTCTCTTATACGTGAGGCAAATAGGGCAACATTCGTGACTGCAATCCTTCCAAGATTCATTCCATACTTTGGTAGTAGCCAGGCACGGAAGGATGCCACAGGCTCGATTttcaatcaatcaatcaatcaatcaatcaatcaatcaaccaatcaatcaatcaatcaaccAATCAATTAAGCAAGCCCAAATAGTTAATAGACAGTCTTTTCAGTCTCTTTTTAGCTACTCTAAGTAGCTTATCTACCACTTATGATTTTGGACCTGAAATCATCAGAGGCGATCTTGGCCAGTGTCTAATAAGCTTCAAGCATGCGTCTGTCCAACAATAGAGGAGGATTCACCTAGAAGCCTGATAAGCTCGTTTTGATATTCTCTAGTATAGCAGACCCAAAGCCAAATTTCTCTGAGCTAAAAGTATTGATCTGGTTCAGCTAATATCAGAAACAACACGATATGCGTCTCGAGCCCACATAATCCCAGACACTATTTCCTTGATTAAAGTAACTAGAGGAACATACAACCACCTTGGTGGATGTTTGAATGGGATTTCCTTCAACACACGGTAATAGTCTGGTCGAAATCGAAGTTTTGTGGCTGATTTG from Podospora pseudoanserina strain CBS 124.78 chromosome 6, whole genome shotgun sequence carries:
- a CDS encoding hypothetical protein (COG:Q; EggNog:ENOG503P0RD; CAZy:CE1); amino-acid sequence: MAWSMSTLVRLVALAAGGVMGAQLTAVTYPNNATSKPQMHVYVPDKPWSGQGKGPLVVAIHSCQSSGPSYFNNAKIPWRQGSDRKGYVTVWPSSPNNGGCWDVSSKRSLVRNGGGDSHAIANMILYAIEKYNIDKEKVFVTGGSSGGMMSNVMAAAYPDLIRAVSLYSGVPAGCFVSSGGGVAQWNNSCSGGRVELPLSSGMFPPSCSLQTWDAYMGDRGNVVRAMYPGYTGPRPRMQVWHGSADGTLNPNNYQETIKQWTNVFGLSQTPTSTVQNFPERNYRTENYGTEGMLQGIWAQGVGHSVPSNLTASEQWFGI